The Setaria viridis chromosome 6, Setaria_viridis_v4.0, whole genome shotgun sequence genome contains a region encoding:
- the LOC117861299 gene encoding uncharacterized protein: MASYYAIAVLSLFAFSMSAVRALDDKKLQTTLYIKQTPATDQRAVGTDTIVINWVIKDGPAGNTIGHAEGLTTHANPAQNFWVTIMDLVFESGSLAGSTLKVMGLHGGQINGPGQWSVMGGTGDLTMARGIINYKIIQEDGASRTFEICIFAYYTSKETIPILGGIGIFP, translated from the exons ATGGCCTCCTATTATGCAATAGCCGTGCTTTCATTGTTTGCCTTTTCCATGTCTGCAGTACGCGCGTTGGATGACAAGAAGCTGCAAACCACCCTATACATAAAACAGACACCTGCCACGGACCAAAGGGCTGTGGGAACTGATACAATCGTCATTAATTGGGTCATAAAGGATGGGCCTGCTGGGAATACCATCGGGCATGCAGAGGGCCTCACGACCCATGCCAACCCAGCCCAGAATTTCTGGGTAACCATAATGGATTTGGTGTTCGAGAGTGGAAG CCTCGCTGGATCAACACTTAAGGTGATGGGCCTTCATGGGGGGCAGATTAATGGACCAGGCCAGTGGAGTGTTATGGGGGGTACAGGAGACCTTACAATGGCACGAGGTATTATAAATTACAAAATAATCCAAGAAGACGGTGCCAGCAGGACCTTTGAAATATGCATATTTGCATACTACACTTCAAAGGAAACCATTCCG